A genomic segment from Glycine soja cultivar W05 chromosome 18, ASM419377v2, whole genome shotgun sequence encodes:
- the LOC114397088 gene encoding uncharacterized protein LOC114397088, with product MSLDSALVIHQLKGEWETRDHKSVPYQAYIKKLIEFFDDISFHHIPREENQMADALATLASMFQLSPHGHFSYIEFRCCGKLAHCCLIKKEKYGKPWYFDIKRCIKNKEYPQEASDNDNEGWWPASS from the coding sequence ATGTCACTGGACTCGGCCTTGGTAATTCACCAGTTGAAGGGTGAATGGGAGACCAGAGACCATAAATCGGTGCCTTACCAGGCTTACATCAAGAagttgatagaattctttgatgaCATATCTTTTCATCACATTCCTAGAGAGGAAAATCAGATGGCCGACGCCCTTGCCACActagcgtccatgttccagctaagcCCGCACGGACATTTTTcgtacattgaattcagatGTTGTGGCAAGCTTGCACATTGCTGTTtaataaagaaagagaaatatgGTAAGCCTTGGTACTTCGACATCAAACGATGCATCAAAAACAAGGAATACCCGCAGGAGGCCTCTGACAACGACAACGAAGGTTGGTGGCCAGCTTCTTCCTGA